A genomic segment from uncultured Marinifilum sp. encodes:
- a CDS encoding type I CRISPR-associated protein Cas7 has product MTQFKSRAYGFVSVKAINSNYNADFSGAPRTLPSGQVYATDKALKYTIRNFIRNVYTDQTVLYFKRLNSDMNPLSLADAYATVFPKHKDLDAKKKDTKSIVIKDILSCIDVRLFGSTFAKKAKGGNIALSLHGPVQINHGVNIWNEGNIFAEQITSPFNSKEDSSNEQTTIGRQQKLEEGHYIHHFSINPKNIEEVASHGQEGTQVLSQNDIELLKEALRKGITYYDSAAKAGCENEILFYVQLNENSRLVLPNFTEMVKMSDSKKDGKRYFDLSDIAEELAKHSSEIEACEIYYNPQTTVIENLPAGCTVNQL; this is encoded by the coding sequence ATGACACAATTTAAAAGCAGAGCATACGGATTTGTATCTGTAAAAGCCATCAACTCAAATTACAATGCAGACTTTAGTGGAGCTCCACGCACTTTACCAAGCGGGCAGGTTTACGCAACCGATAAAGCCTTAAAATATACAATTCGTAATTTTATCCGCAACGTTTATACAGACCAAACAGTATTGTACTTTAAACGCCTCAATAGCGATATGAACCCATTATCGTTAGCCGATGCTTATGCAACGGTTTTCCCAAAACATAAAGATTTAGATGCCAAGAAAAAGGATACTAAGTCTATTGTTATTAAAGACATTTTATCGTGCATAGACGTAAGGTTGTTTGGTTCTACCTTTGCAAAAAAAGCGAAAGGCGGAAATATTGCCTTGTCACTTCACGGTCCTGTTCAAATAAATCATGGAGTTAATATCTGGAACGAGGGAAATATCTTTGCCGAGCAAATTACTTCGCCTTTTAACTCCAAGGAAGACAGTAGCAACGAACAAACAACAATTGGTCGTCAACAAAAACTGGAAGAAGGTCACTATATCCATCACTTTTCAATCAACCCTAAAAACATCGAAGAGGTTGCATCGCATGGGCAAGAAGGGACACAGGTGCTTTCGCAAAACGATATTGAATTACTAAAAGAAGCTTTGCGAAAAGGTATTACCTATTACGATTCAGCAGCAAAAGCAGGATGCGAAAACGAAATTCTTTTCTATGTTCAATTAAACGAAAACTCACGTTTGGTTCTACCTAATTTCACAGAAATGGTAAAAATGAGCGATTCGAAAAAAGATGGCAAACGCTATTTCGATTTGAGTGACATTGCCGAAGAATTGGCTAAACATAGTTCGGAAATAGAAGCTTGTGAGATTTATTATAATCCTCAAACTACTGTTATAGAAAACCTACCAGCAGGCTGTACGGTTAATCAACTTTAA
- a CDS encoding RNA polymerase sigma factor RpoD/SigA translates to MRQLKITKQVTNRETPSLDKYLHEIGKVELISAEEEVKLARQIKNGDKKALDRLIKCNLRFVVSVSKQYQNQGLSLPDLINEGNLGLIKAAQRFDETRGFKFISYAVWWIRQSILQALAEQARIVRLPLNKIGSINKINKTFAQLEQEYQREPSPDEIANILEMSPKDVKEALKASGRHVSMDAPINPDEENTLYDILLSNDDISPDKTLIRDSLRKEIERSLSTLSKREASIIRLYFGLNGKPPYSLEEIGKEFGLTRERVRQIKEKAIKRMKSAFRSKILKTYLGE, encoded by the coding sequence ATGAGACAGCTAAAAATTACCAAACAAGTAACAAACAGAGAGACTCCATCCTTAGACAAGTATCTTCATGAAATTGGTAAAGTCGAACTAATTTCTGCCGAAGAAGAGGTTAAACTTGCCAGACAAATTAAGAACGGAGACAAAAAAGCTCTGGATCGACTTATTAAATGTAATCTGCGTTTTGTTGTATCTGTTTCCAAGCAATATCAAAACCAAGGGCTAAGTTTACCTGATTTAATTAACGAAGGAAATTTAGGATTAATTAAGGCAGCTCAACGATTTGATGAGACCCGGGGATTTAAGTTTATATCTTATGCCGTTTGGTGGATTCGTCAATCAATATTGCAAGCTTTGGCCGAACAAGCAAGAATCGTTCGTCTTCCTTTAAACAAAATTGGATCGATCAATAAAATTAACAAAACATTTGCTCAGTTAGAACAGGAATATCAGCGCGAACCTTCGCCCGACGAAATAGCCAATATTCTTGAAATGAGTCCGAAAGATGTAAAGGAAGCTCTAAAAGCCTCGGGAAGACATGTTTCTATGGATGCCCCTATAAATCCGGATGAAGAAAATACATTATATGATATTTTATTGAGTAATGACGATATTAGTCCTGATAAAACCTTAATTCGAGATTCGCTAAGAAAAGAAATTGAGAGATCTTTATCTACTCTTTCGAAAAGAGAAGCTTCAATAATTAGATTGTACTTTGGCTTAAATGGAAAACCACCTTATTCTCTTGAAGAAATAGGAAAGGAATTTGGACTTACGCGAGAAAGGGTTCGTCAGATTAAAGAAAAAGCAATAAAAAGAATGAAATCTGCTTTTAGAAGCAAAATTTTAAAAACTTATTTAGGAGAATAA
- a CDS encoding WYL domain-containing protein, whose product MIEQNKLQKLLEIIVFLSSGLKYTLKEIAERFEMSERTTYRYLQTFRDAGFIVPKPENGKYYIDKNTPYFKEISELLHFSREEAQILQKTIHSISEENLLKQNLVKKLYALYDFDRVADTVVKKEYSVNIHNLLQAIKSKSRVILHGYLSANSKKRKDRIVEPFDFTNNYIATWAYDVEDGCCKTFKNTRIVSVQILPEPWKYKEKHKTLPMDVFRISSKEKTDIKLKLSIRAAELLQEEYPLSEEYITQIEDKHFVFEAPVSNFNGVGRFIMGLCDEIEIIHPQSLKDFIKNKAEKILTVNS is encoded by the coding sequence ATGATTGAGCAGAACAAACTCCAAAAACTATTGGAAATAATAGTTTTCCTATCAAGTGGTCTAAAATACACCCTTAAAGAAATAGCTGAACGTTTCGAGATGTCGGAACGAACCACTTATCGATACCTACAAACTTTTCGTGATGCTGGTTTTATTGTTCCCAAACCTGAAAATGGCAAATATTATATCGATAAAAACACACCTTATTTTAAAGAAATTAGTGAACTCTTGCATTTTTCCAGAGAAGAAGCTCAAATTTTACAAAAAACAATTCATTCTATTAGCGAAGAAAATCTGCTGAAACAAAATCTGGTAAAAAAGCTGTATGCTCTTTACGATTTTGACAGAGTTGCAGATACAGTTGTGAAAAAAGAATATTCAGTAAATATTCATAACCTTTTGCAAGCCATCAAATCAAAATCAAGAGTAATTCTTCATGGATACTTGTCGGCAAACAGCAAAAAGCGAAAAGACAGAATTGTTGAGCCTTTCGATTTTACAAACAATTATATTGCGACCTGGGCTTACGATGTGGAAGACGGATGCTGCAAAACGTTTAAAAACACACGTATTGTCTCCGTTCAAATATTACCTGAACCATGGAAATACAAAGAAAAACACAAAACATTACCAATGGATGTTTTCAGAATTAGTTCTAAAGAAAAAACCGATATCAAACTAAAACTATCAATTCGAGCGGCAGAATTACTTCAGGAAGAATATCCTTTATCGGAAGAATATATTACACAAATTGAAGATAAGCATTTTGTGTTTGAAGCTCCAGTTTCGAATTTCAATGGAGTTGGTCGTTTTATAATGGGTTTGTGCGACGAAATTGAAATTATTCATCCCCAATCTTTAAAGGATTTTATAAAAAATAAAGCAGAAAAAATTTTAACTGTCAATAGTTGA
- the rho gene encoding transcription termination factor Rho, whose translation MYDILELNKKLVPELREIAKELKIKKIESFKKQDLIYKILDQQAIVASEMKTSEKKAPRKRAKKAEGEAKVEEDQPKIKLRRRRKTEQPVKDVVREAAAQIENEEKKEFPVKEKRKERRPAEAKEKAVKEERSDRKETPKIAKEEKISSEKPERRDRNERQERPERNEKQDRPEKQDRVERQDKSNQPRKRFEKREKEKLFEFDGIINSSGVLEIMPDGYGFLRSSDYNYLNSPDDIYVSQSQIKLFGLKTGDTVNGTIRPPKEGEKYFPLIKVAEINGRLPDVIRDRVPFDHLTPLFPDEKFNLTGKGKSSLSTRVVDMFAPIGKGQRGLIVAQPKTGKTVLLKEVANAIAANNPEAYMIILLIDERPEEVTDMARSVNAEVVSSTFDEPAERHVRVANIVLEKAKRMVECGHDVVILLDSITRLARAYNTVSPASGKVLSGGVDANALHKPKRFFGAARNIENGGSLTILATALTETGSKMDEVIFEEFKGTGNMELQLDRKLSNKRIYPAVDITASSTRREDLLLDENQLNRIWVLRNFLTDMNSVEAMQFISDRMRKTRSNEEFLISMNDK comes from the coding sequence ATGTACGATATTCTTGAATTAAACAAGAAGCTTGTGCCTGAATTGCGAGAAATCGCTAAAGAACTCAAGATTAAGAAAATTGAGTCGTTCAAAAAGCAAGATTTAATTTATAAAATACTTGATCAACAGGCAATTGTAGCTTCTGAAATGAAGACTTCTGAGAAAAAGGCTCCTCGAAAGCGAGCGAAAAAAGCAGAAGGAGAGGCAAAGGTTGAGGAAGATCAGCCTAAAATTAAGCTGCGCAGAAGAAGAAAAACAGAACAGCCAGTTAAGGATGTTGTTCGTGAAGCTGCTGCTCAAATTGAAAACGAAGAAAAAAAAGAGTTTCCTGTTAAAGAGAAACGAAAAGAACGTAGACCTGCTGAGGCGAAAGAAAAAGCTGTAAAAGAGGAGAGATCTGATAGAAAAGAAACTCCGAAAATTGCTAAAGAAGAAAAAATATCTTCAGAAAAGCCAGAGCGTAGAGATCGTAATGAGCGACAAGAACGTCCTGAAAGAAATGAAAAGCAGGATCGACCAGAAAAACAGGATAGAGTAGAGAGACAAGATAAATCTAACCAACCTAGAAAAAGATTCGAGAAGAGAGAAAAAGAGAAACTTTTTGAATTTGATGGAATTATTAATAGTTCTGGGGTATTGGAAATTATGCCTGATGGTTATGGATTCCTTCGTTCATCGGATTATAATTATCTAAATTCTCCCGACGATATTTATGTTTCTCAATCTCAAATAAAATTATTTGGATTAAAAACAGGAGATACTGTAAATGGAACTATTCGTCCGCCTAAAGAAGGAGAAAAATATTTCCCATTAATTAAGGTTGCTGAAATTAATGGTCGTTTACCTGATGTGATTAGAGATAGAGTTCCTTTTGATCATTTGACTCCTTTATTTCCTGATGAGAAATTTAATTTAACAGGAAAAGGTAAAAGCTCATTATCAACTCGTGTTGTTGATATGTTTGCTCCAATAGGTAAAGGTCAGCGTGGTTTAATAGTAGCTCAGCCAAAAACCGGTAAAACAGTATTATTAAAAGAGGTTGCAAATGCAATTGCTGCGAATAATCCTGAAGCTTACATGATTATATTGTTAATTGATGAGCGCCCTGAAGAGGTTACCGATATGGCTCGTAGTGTAAATGCAGAAGTTGTTTCTTCAACATTCGATGAGCCTGCAGAACGTCATGTTCGTGTTGCAAACATAGTATTAGAGAAAGCAAAACGTATGGTCGAATGTGGACACGATGTAGTAATCTTACTCGATTCTATTACACGTTTAGCTCGTGCTTATAATACAGTTTCACCTGCTTCAGGAAAAGTACTTTCTGGTGGTGTGGATGCAAATGCATTACACAAACCTAAGCGTTTCTTCGGTGCTGCACGTAATATCGAAAATGGTGGCTCGCTTACTATTTTGGCAACTGCATTAACCGAAACAGGTTCCAAAATGGACGAAGTAATTTTCGAAGAATTTAAAGGAACCGGTAATATGGAATTGCAGCTTGATCGTAAGTTATCCAATAAGCGTATTTATCCTGCTGTAGATATTACTGCATCAAGTACTCGTAGAGAAGATCTTCTTTTAGATGAGAATCAGTTAAACAGAATTTGGGTGCTTCGAAATTTCTTAACAGATATGAATTCTGTAGAAGCTATGCAGTTTATTAGCGATAGAATGAGAAAAACCCGTTCGAACGAAGAATTTTTAATTTCGATGAACGATAAGTAA
- the rpe gene encoding ribulose-phosphate 3-epimerase — protein MQTIISPSLLAADFTNLKDDIEMVNKSEADWFHLDIMDGVFVPNISYGLPVVEQINKIAKKPLDVHLMIIDPDRYVEAFKKAGADYLTVHYEACTHLHRTVQNIKQHGMKAGVSLNPHTPVSVLEDIIADIDLVLLMSVNPGFGGQSFIENTYSKVEKISKLIKEKNASTLIEIDGGVNLETGKKLVEAGADALVAGSFVFGANKPNETISKLKNL, from the coding sequence ATGCAAACTATTATTTCGCCTTCGCTTTTAGCAGCAGATTTTACAAATTTGAAAGACGATATTGAGATGGTAAACAAGAGTGAAGCTGACTGGTTTCACCTGGATATTATGGACGGAGTATTTGTTCCTAACATTTCTTATGGGCTACCAGTTGTCGAACAAATTAATAAAATTGCCAAGAAACCACTTGATGTTCACTTAATGATTATTGATCCGGACAGATATGTAGAGGCTTTTAAAAAAGCTGGTGCCGATTATCTAACTGTACATTATGAAGCCTGCACACATCTTCATCGTACTGTTCAAAACATAAAACAACATGGCATGAAAGCAGGAGTTTCCTTAAATCCTCATACGCCAGTTTCTGTTTTAGAAGATATAATAGCAGATATTGATTTGGTTCTTTTAATGAGTGTTAATCCTGGTTTTGGAGGTCAGAGTTTTATTGAGAATACCTACTCGAAAGTGGAAAAAATTTCCAAACTAATAAAAGAAAAAAATGCATCAACGCTTATCGAAATTGATGGCGGAGTAAACCTAGAAACAGGTAAAAAGTTAGTGGAAGCTGGTGCCGATGCTTTGGTTGCAGGAAGCTTTGTTTTTGGGGCCAACAAACCCAATGAAACCATAAGTAAGTTAAAAAATTTATAA
- a CDS encoding NAD(P)-dependent oxidoreductase, with protein MKNRIRVGVLRETKNPPDRRVAITPLTGLKLFNRYPNVSIFIQPSDIRCFTDAEYREQGYFLTEDLRECDILVGVKEVSIPTLIPNKTYMFFSHTAKKQEYNRELLRQVIKKKITLVDYEYLTTTKNKRLVAFGHWAGVVGAYKALRARGMRTDFYDLPPASSCKDMAEIYDYLKTIQLKPIKILLTGGGRVAMGAMQTIRILNLKEVSAEDFLTKEYDIPVVCRIDPDKYVERIDGEIFDLNHFYENPEMYRSTFSKFTKVTDLFIACHYWDPKAPKFMEPEDYKQEDFNISVIADVSCDINGPIPSTLRASTIASSFYGYDRFSGEETIPFVDKKNVTVMAVDNLPGELPRDSSIDFGEALCENVYDALFRDDPDKIIERATIAKNGKLTPQFAYLQSYLEGKDLIMA; from the coding sequence ATGAAAAATAGAATTAGAGTTGGTGTTCTTCGCGAAACTAAAAATCCGCCTGATAGGCGAGTTGCAATAACTCCTTTAACAGGATTAAAATTATTTAACCGGTATCCTAATGTTAGTATCTTTATTCAGCCTAGTGATATTAGATGTTTTACCGATGCAGAGTATCGAGAGCAGGGTTATTTTTTAACGGAAGATTTAAGAGAATGTGATATTTTAGTTGGAGTGAAAGAAGTTAGTATTCCAACTTTAATTCCAAATAAAACTTATATGTTTTTCTCGCATACAGCTAAAAAACAGGAATATAATAGAGAGTTGTTACGGCAGGTTATTAAAAAAAAGATCACTCTTGTCGATTATGAATATTTAACGACTACAAAGAATAAAAGGTTAGTAGCATTCGGACATTGGGCTGGTGTTGTTGGAGCATATAAAGCATTGCGGGCAAGAGGTATGCGAACAGACTTTTATGATTTGCCTCCGGCAAGTTCGTGTAAGGATATGGCTGAGATATACGATTACTTAAAAACAATACAACTTAAGCCAATAAAAATTTTGCTTACTGGTGGAGGTCGTGTGGCAATGGGGGCCATGCAGACTATCAGAATTTTAAATTTGAAAGAGGTGAGTGCAGAAGATTTTCTGACCAAAGAGTATGATATACCTGTAGTTTGCAGAATTGATCCTGATAAATATGTGGAACGTATTGATGGAGAAATATTCGATTTGAATCATTTTTATGAAAATCCAGAGATGTATCGTTCTACTTTTAGCAAATTCACAAAAGTGACTGATTTATTTATAGCTTGTCATTATTGGGATCCGAAAGCGCCAAAGTTTATGGAGCCTGAGGATTATAAACAAGAAGATTTTAATATCTCTGTTATTGCTGATGTAAGTTGCGATATTAATGGTCCAATTCCTTCTACATTAAGAGCTTCGACAATTGCATCTTCTTTTTATGGTTATGATCGATTTAGCGGAGAAGAAACAATTCCTTTTGTTGATAAAAAAAATGTTACTGTTATGGCGGTTGATAATTTGCCTGGAGAATTGCCTAGAGATTCTTCTATCGATTTTGGCGAAGCTCTTTGTGAGAATGTTTATGACGCTTTGTTTCGAGACGATCCCGATAAAATCATCGAAAGAGCTACAATTGCTAAAAATGGAAAGTTAACACCGCAATTTGCTTATTTACAGAGTTATTTAGAGGGTAAAGATCTGATAATGGCATAA
- the cas6 gene encoding CRISPR-associated endoribonuclease Cas6: protein MRFELTLNRTTKQRMLPMDYQYYISAWIYKVLKQADNKFASFLHEQGYGQSETKLYKLFCFSRLNFGKPKLWKEKKLFEISAHEIKLQISFDVNEAATTFIKGLFMQQEFYLGDKFNGIDFKVANVAALPEPIFSETMHYRLQTPWVVSYKTENDKHPQYLSPTNTNFETLTIKHISEKFNNTRNTESVLPIQIKLKLTNDFKRSGFVMKPGTREQSRIVGNLFEFDLTAPLEVQQMVWNAGVSEKSSSGFGWLEKKSTSDRVQNSVRDKTEKR, encoded by the coding sequence ATGAGATTTGAATTAACATTAAACCGCACCACAAAGCAACGCATGTTGCCTATGGATTACCAGTATTATATCAGTGCATGGATATACAAGGTACTGAAACAAGCCGATAACAAGTTTGCCAGCTTTCTGCACGAACAAGGTTACGGACAAAGCGAAACTAAACTCTACAAACTGTTTTGTTTTTCTCGCCTAAACTTCGGAAAACCTAAACTTTGGAAAGAAAAGAAACTGTTTGAAATATCAGCACATGAAATAAAACTGCAGATATCATTCGATGTTAACGAGGCTGCAACAACTTTTATAAAAGGCTTGTTTATGCAACAGGAGTTTTACCTGGGCGATAAATTCAACGGTATCGATTTTAAGGTTGCAAATGTTGCTGCACTGCCCGAACCCATTTTCTCAGAAACCATGCACTACCGCTTGCAAACCCCGTGGGTGGTTAGCTACAAAACCGAAAATGATAAACATCCACAATACCTCTCTCCTACCAATACAAACTTTGAAACATTAACCATTAAACACATAAGTGAAAAATTTAACAACACACGAAATACAGAATCTGTTTTGCCGATTCAGATAAAATTAAAGCTAACAAATGATTTTAAACGATCGGGTTTTGTAATGAAACCAGGAACCAGAGAACAGAGTCGTATTGTTGGAAATTTGTTTGAATTTGATTTGACTGCTCCGCTTGAGGTGCAACAGATGGTTTGGAATGCTGGGGTGAGTGAGAAAAGTAGTAGTGGATTTGGGTGGTTGGAGAAAAAATCAACCTCTGACAGAGTTCAGAACTCTGTTAGAGATAAAACTGAAAAACGATGA